One region of Blattabacterium cuenoti genomic DNA includes:
- a CDS encoding MATE family efflux transporter has protein sequence MQNIYYIKKKFEIYIEHIKKNFLFIIPIFITQLGVISIGLSDNMMIGLLGKTALASVSLANAVFFIVIIFGFGISTAISSLIASANAKKEYKEGANIFYHGLIINFFLSIFMYGCIHIFSYIFPYLGQPKEILKETISFLKIIAISFIPWMIFEIFRKFSEGLSLVIPILIITWFSAFVNIILNYIFIKGLYGFNKLGILGIGYATLIARTIMLIGFFFIIHKYKIVRNYYNHLKYIFLQKKYFNKILKIGIPSGLHMLFEMSAFAISSFLSGRCGIKVLAAHQIVISLVSSTFILNTAFSVVATIRIGNEFALKNYYKLRIIAKSIFFMGIFFMLICSFLFIFFRKNIPYIYIKNDYEVIHIAENMIFIAGIFQLSDGLQSIITGFLRGLQDVKIPMLISFFSYWIVALPTAWFLSINIGGEGVWIGLGIGLTISTLLLFIRYEIITKRLIKSQFFIKN, from the coding sequence TTGCAAAATATTTATTACATTAAAAAAAAATTTGAAATATATATTGAACATATAAAAAAAAATTTTTTATTTATTATTCCTATATTTATTACACAATTAGGAGTAATATCTATTGGTTTATCTGATAATATGATGATTGGTCTTTTAGGAAAAACAGCGTTAGCTTCAGTTTCATTAGCTAATGCTGTTTTTTTTATTGTAATTATTTTTGGTTTTGGTATTTCAACTGCTATTTCTTCTTTAATAGCATCTGCAAATGCTAAAAAAGAATATAAGGAAGGTGCTAATATTTTTTATCATGGATTAATTATTAATTTTTTTTTATCAATATTTATGTATGGTTGTATACATATTTTTTCTTATATTTTTCCTTATTTAGGTCAACCTAAAGAAATATTAAAAGAAACTATATCTTTTTTAAAAATAATAGCTATTTCTTTTATACCATGGATGATTTTTGAAATATTTAGAAAATTTTCTGAAGGATTATCTTTAGTTATTCCCATCCTTATTATAACTTGGTTTTCTGCTTTTGTCAATATAATATTGAATTATATATTTATTAAAGGACTTTATGGATTTAATAAATTAGGAATCCTTGGAATAGGATATGCTACTTTAATAGCTCGTACTATTATGTTAATAGGATTTTTTTTTATTATACATAAGTATAAAATAGTACGTAATTATTATAATCATTTAAAATATATTTTTTTACAAAAAAAATATTTTAATAAAATATTAAAAATAGGTATTCCTTCTGGATTACATATGTTATTTGAAATGAGTGCTTTTGCTATTTCTTCTTTTCTTTCAGGAAGATGTGGAATAAAAGTATTAGCAGCACATCAAATTGTTATTAGTTTAGTATCTTCTACTTTTATTCTTAATACAGCATTTTCTGTTGTAGCTACAATAAGAATAGGAAATGAATTTGCTTTAAAAAATTATTATAAATTAAGGATAATAGCAAAATCTATTTTTTTTATGGGAATTTTTTTTATGTTAATATGTAGTTTTTTATTTATTTTTTTTAGAAAAAATATTCCTTATATATATATAAAAAATGATTATGAAGTAATTCACATTGCGGAAAATATGATTTTTATAGCTGGTATTTTTCAATTATCTGATGGATTACAAAGTATAATTACTGGATTCTTGAGAGGATTACAAGATGTAAAAATACCTATGTTAATTAGTTTTTTTTCTTATTGGATTGTAGCTCTTCCTACAGCTTGGTTTTTATCTATTAATATAGGAGGAGAAGGAGTATGGATAGGTTTAGGCATAGGTCTTACTATATCAACTCTTTTACTTTTTATAAGATATGAAATTATAACTAAAAGGCTTATAAAAAGCCAATTTTTTATTAAAAATTAA
- a CDS encoding DEAD/DEAH box helicase, which yields MKTFKDYFNNDIIKGLEAIGFKYPTPVQKKVIPFLLSSERDVIALAQTGTGKTAAFGLPIIQKINIKLNTPQALILCPTRELCIQITRDLSRFSKFLSSIKIVSLYGGANIDTQIKSLYQKTHIIVGTPGRIIDLIKRKKLNFFEIQYLVLDEADEMLNMGFKEELDYIISKLPKKRQSLLFSATMSKYMNVIAHAYLINPIEITTGKKNIGSDDVKHIYYIIRNLSKKYLVLKRIVDINPEIYGIVFCSTKKETKEIAEFLIKDGYNADALHGDLSQTQRESVMNRFRNKNLQFLVATDVAARGLDVNNITHVINYSIPKESEIYVHRSGRTGRAGNFGISVCIIHIRETKNLKEFEKKIGKNFERFMVPTGKEICEKKLIYFIDKVKKTIVDEDFIKKFIPEIQKKLEIFDKKELIKRFSWIEFNRFFNYYKNSKDLNSIITYNFNKKFKKKTFIKSKKLKKESFSKLFLNIGSKDKLTKIGLINLINQAVNNSHINIGHIEILSNSSLFEVEKRFRNKILIGMSRINHFGRPLSIEIKN from the coding sequence ATGAAAACATTTAAAGATTATTTTAATAATGATATTATTAAAGGTTTAGAAGCTATAGGATTTAAATATCCAACTCCTGTACAAAAAAAAGTTATTCCTTTTTTACTTTCTTCAGAAAGAGATGTTATCGCTTTAGCTCAAACAGGAACTGGAAAAACAGCTGCTTTTGGACTTCCTATTATTCAAAAAATTAATATTAAGTTAAATACACCTCAAGCTTTAATATTATGTCCTACAAGAGAACTTTGTATACAAATAACACGTGATCTTTCTCGTTTTTCTAAATTTTTATCATCTATTAAAATAGTTTCTCTATATGGTGGAGCAAATATAGATACTCAAATTAAATCTTTATATCAAAAAACTCATATTATAGTTGGAACACCAGGAAGAATTATTGATTTAATAAAAAGAAAAAAATTAAACTTTTTTGAAATTCAATATTTAGTACTTGATGAAGCAGATGAAATGTTAAATATGGGATTTAAAGAAGAATTAGATTATATTATATCTAAATTACCAAAAAAAAGACAAAGTTTACTTTTTTCAGCAACTATGTCTAAATATATGAATGTAATAGCGCATGCTTATTTAATAAATCCTATTGAAATAACTACAGGTAAAAAAAATATTGGATCTGATGATGTAAAACATATATATTATATAATAAGAAATTTAAGTAAAAAATATTTAGTACTTAAAAGAATTGTAGATATAAATCCTGAAATATATGGAATTGTATTTTGTAGTACTAAAAAAGAAACTAAAGAAATAGCTGAATTTTTAATAAAAGATGGATATAATGCTGATGCATTACATGGAGATTTATCACAAACACAACGTGAATCTGTTATGAATAGATTTAGAAATAAAAATTTACAATTTCTTGTAGCTACTGATGTAGCTGCTCGTGGATTAGATGTTAATAATATTACACATGTTATCAACTATAGTATTCCAAAAGAAAGTGAAATTTACGTTCATAGAAGTGGACGTACTGGAAGAGCTGGAAATTTTGGAATTTCTGTATGTATTATTCATATTAGAGAAACAAAAAATTTAAAAGAATTTGAAAAAAAAATTGGAAAAAATTTTGAACGTTTTATGGTTCCTACTGGAAAAGAGATATGTGAAAAAAAACTTATCTATTTTATAGATAAAGTAAAAAAAACAATTGTAGATGAAGATTTTATAAAAAAATTTATTCCTGAAATACAAAAAAAATTAGAAATTTTTGACAAAAAAGAATTAATAAAACGTTTTTCTTGGATAGAATTTAATCGTTTTTTTAATTATTATAAAAATTCTAAAGATTTAAATTCTATTATTACTTATAATTTTAATAAAAAATTTAAAAAAAAAACTTTTATAAAATCAAAAAAATTAAAAAAAGAATCTTTTTCTAAACTTTTTTTAAACATAGGATCTAAAGATAAACTAACTAAAATAGGTTTAATAAATTTAATAAATCAGGCAGTTAATAATTCTCATATTAATATTGGACATATAGAAATTTTATCAAATTCTTCATTATTTGAAGTAGAAAAACGTTTTAGAAATAAAATATTGATAGGTATGAGCAGAATTAACCACTTTGGAAGACCTCTTTCTATAGAAATAAAAAATTAA
- the aroC gene encoding chorismate synthase, giving the protein MAGNTFGKLFRVSTFGESHGVAMGGVIDGCPSGIKLDFKEIQYELNRRKPGQSSIVTQRNEPDKVDFLSGIFENKTTGTPIGFIIYNKDHKSDDYKHIQEIYRPSHSDFTYENKYGIRDYRGGGRSSARETICRVVAGSIAKQLIKNITITSYVSSVGDISVNKSYKDLDLSKNSIEKSIIRCPDPEISEKMIYKINKIKNKGDTIGGTITCVIKNVPIGIGEPVFNKLHAELGKAMLSINAVKGFEYGSGFLGTKLTGSQHNDLFYSNGKTETNFSGGIQGGISNGMDIYFKIAFKPVATIMKKQKTIDKHGNVIFMEGKGRHDPCVLPRAIPIVESMTALVLVNYCMYKKLSKYSSF; this is encoded by the coding sequence ATGGCTGGAAATACTTTTGGTAAATTATTTAGAGTGAGCACTTTTGGAGAAAGTCATGGAGTAGCTATGGGAGGAGTAATAGATGGATGTCCATCAGGTATAAAATTAGATTTTAAAGAAATTCAATATGAATTAAATCGTAGAAAACCTGGACAATCATCTATAGTAACTCAAAGAAATGAACCAGATAAAGTAGATTTTTTATCTGGAATTTTTGAAAATAAAACTACAGGAACACCTATTGGATTTATTATTTATAACAAAGATCATAAATCTGATGATTATAAACATATACAAGAAATATATCGCCCTTCTCATTCAGATTTTACTTATGAAAATAAATATGGAATAAGAGATTATAGAGGTGGAGGTCGATCTTCTGCTAGAGAAACAATATGTAGAGTAGTAGCAGGATCTATAGCTAAACAATTAATAAAAAATATTACAATTACATCTTATGTATCTTCTGTGGGTGATATATCAGTAAATAAATCTTATAAAGATTTAGATTTATCTAAAAATTCTATAGAAAAAAGTATTATAAGATGTCCTGATCCAGAAATTTCAGAAAAAATGATATATAAAATTAATAAAATAAAAAATAAAGGTGATACTATAGGTGGAACTATTACTTGTGTAATTAAAAATGTTCCAATAGGAATTGGAGAACCTGTATTTAATAAATTACATGCAGAATTAGGAAAAGCTATGTTATCAATTAATGCAGTAAAAGGATTTGAATATGGAAGTGGTTTTTTAGGTACAAAATTAACTGGTTCTCAACATAATGATTTATTTTATTCAAATGGAAAAACAGAAACAAATTTTTCTGGAGGAATACAAGGAGGAATATCAAACGGTATGGATATTTATTTTAAAATAGCTTTTAAACCAGTTGCTACAATAATGAAAAAACAAAAAACTATAGATAAACATGGGAATGTTATTTTTATGGAAGGAAAAGGGAGACACGATCCTTGTGTTTTACCTCGTGCAATTCCTATTGTAGAATCAATGACTGCTTTAGTTTTAGTAAATTATTGTATGTACAAAAAATTATCTAAATATTCTTCTTTTTGA